One window of Oreochromis niloticus isolate F11D_XX linkage group LG23, O_niloticus_UMD_NMBU, whole genome shotgun sequence genomic DNA carries:
- the LOC109196809 gene encoding uncharacterized protein LOC109196809, with amino-acid sequence MSKELRCRLVRNTITSMVSLLRASQGQMERYPSKTEITAMAKKVVEYYPMLQDNDAKVKHESINAKLQKRLQNMKTPVKRQGPTPERGRPKRRLTDLSPRDEEADDEDADRSSSSGASTLLSPVRNSDDASTSSDKDSRQIQARHYKTLQEMCKKAKPNQEDVSQLLDLEFEARRSFIDSDTMKEENRARLILDAYPCFKELHHALGELRRILDPHNKFISQIKLRWEEFCSRVEFYGVSKKAMNPPMTMDKTEAHLALMKALPTLFPTPAHPPKKMGNASEAFLHVLKPTEDPDAVLQKRSLSCPVVMFDGCKCVIAVGNLPVTTFDKEKLGEAMIYVMAYFYALYLTYPKCVATLLSVIQTEVLQDAIHEHDTTSSYRKALAEWHAFIGK; translated from the exons ATGTCAAAAGAACTGAGATGCAGATTGGTGAGAAATACAATCACAAGTATGGTGTCCCTTTTGAGAGCAAGCCAAGGCCAAATGGAGCGATACCCCTCTAAGACCGAAATCACTGCAATGGCTAAAAAAGTTGTGGAATATTATCCTATGCTGCAGGATAATGATGCAAAAGTAAAACAC GAGAGCATTAATGCCAAGTTACAAAAAAGGCTGCAAAATATGAAAACCCCAGTAAAAAGGCAAGGACCAACACCGGAGAGGGGACGGCCCAAGAGAAGGCTCACTGACCTCTCCCCAAGGGATGAAGAAGCTGATGATGAAGATGCTGATCGCAGTTCTTCCAGTGGTGCATCTACTCTGTTATCACCTGTCAGAAATTCTGACGATGCCTCCACTTCAT CTGACAAGGATAGTCGGCAAATACAAGCAAGACATTACAAAACATTACAAGAAATGTGCAAGAAGGCAAAACCAAACCAAGAAGATGTGTCCCAGCTATTAGACCTCGAGTTTGAAGCCAGAAGATCCTTCATTGACTCAGACACCATGAAAGAGGAGAACAGAGCTCGCCTCATCTTGGATGCATATCCATGCTTTAAAGAATTGCATCAT GCATTGGGTGAGCTTCGCAGAATTTTGGATCCCCACAACAAGTTCATCAGTCAAATAAAACTGAGATGGGAAGAATTCTGCTCCAGGGTAGAGTTCTACGGTGTGTCAAAGAAGGCAATGAATCCACCAATGACCATGGACAAAA CTGAAGCCCACCTTGCACTGATGAAGGCTCTTCCAACGCTCTTTCCCACACCTGCCCATCCACCAAAAAAGATGGGGAATGCTTCTGAAGCATTTCTACATGTCCTGAAG CCTACAGAAGATCCAGATGCTGTCCTCCAGAAACGAAGCTTGTCATGTCCAGTAGTGATGTTCGATGGCTGCAAGTGTGTCATTGCTGTTGGTAATTTACCAGTTACAACATTTGACAAAGAAAAACTTGGTGAGGCTATGATATATGTGATGGCATACTTTTATGCACTCTATCTGACTTACCCCAAATGCGTGGCAACCCTGCTGTCTGTCATTCAGACAGAAGTTCTCCAGGATGCCATTCATGAGCATGACACTACATCATCTTACAGAAAAGCCCTGGCAGAATGGCATGCATTTATTGGAAAGTAG